The Pseudorca crassidens isolate mPseCra1 chromosome 3, mPseCra1.hap1, whole genome shotgun sequence genome includes the window ctgcccccagtacagccactttggaagacagtttggcatttTCTAATAAAAACTAATACAGTCCAataatcatgctccttggtatttacataaatgagttgaaaatgtatatccacacaaaatcctgcacacaaatatttacagcagctttatttataattgccagaacttagaaacaaccaagatgtttttcactagatgaatggataaataattgtggtacatccagataatggaatattactcagcactaaaaagaaatgaactatcaaactatgaaaagacatggaggaaccttaaatgcatattactaagtgaaaggagccaatcTGGAGagggtacatactgtatgattccaaccatatgacatttagaaaatgtaaaactatggaaacagtaacaATATTAGTGATTTCCAGGgcttaggagggagggagggatgaaaagGTGGAGCCAGgagatttttaggacagtgaaagaATTCTGTATGACACCATAATGGCAGATGCTTGTTattatacatttgccaaaacttGTAAaacatacaacaccaagagtgaaccctaatgtaaacttcGGGTGATAATGATGAGCTGTATAGGTTCATAGATCATAAAAactgtaccactctggtgggaaaTGTGGATAGTGgtggaggctgtgcatgtgtaggGTCAGAGAGTATATGAGAAatctgtactttctgttcaattttgctatgaacctaaaactgccctaaaaagtaaactcaattttaaaaaaatgtttttagttcATCCTTATTTTTGAAGGAAATTTTCACTGATCGTAGAATTCTAGATTAACAGTTTTTTCTAGCATTTTGAATATAACATTGTGCTGTTTCTGGGCTTTAATTTTTTGCTGTTGAGAAAATAGCTCTCACTCTAATTATATATACTTTGTAGGCAATctatcttttctctctggctgctcttaagttttttttttcccctttgatgtTTTAGGCTTTTACTATATGTATCTAGGTAttggtttcttttaatttatCATGTTTGATTGACTAGATGTCCTGAAGCCATGGATTGGTGTTTTCATCAACagtggaaaattctcagccattgtcTCCTCATATATTTCCTCTTCCCCATTCTCTTTGCTCTTTCTGGAACTCTGATTAGATGCACGTGAGAtgttctcattttatcctcagtaTCTCCTACGGCTTCTTCCTATGGGTGTTGGGGATCCTGAGGAATGGCTGCTCAGCTCTGTTTCATAAGTAGCACTGAGAATGGATTGCAGAGTAGAAGGAAGGGAAGCCGTCTGGCATTTGCCTTGGACTTTGTTTAGGGTCACCTATAATAGGGAACTTTCTCAGTGAGAAATACTCACCAGGACTTGGGCCCACAGGGGAGTGCAGCTTCTGGCTCTGGGGCTGAGCACATACCAGGGTGCCATGAGGTTCGCCTGACCTGCCTGAGAGGCCCTCACAGAAGCTACTTTGTGGGAATGTCCATGATGCAGTACATCAGAAAAACCCTGGGGCCTCCCGAGTTGGTTTTTCCACACGTGTGTCAgcactttgtttttcagatgtacaACCTGCTGTTTCTAACTTCTGTGGGTTCCTAAAATGGAGGGAACATGGGATCTGTCTGCTCCTTGTGGAGGTAAGCCTCTGTATCATCCCAGATGCTagaggaaaatgtttctttttaatgtgtattatggactgaactgtattctccaaaatttgtatgttgaagccctaatgcctggtacctcagaatgtgactgaacTTAGAGACAGGGCTTTTAAAGGAGTAAATAAGTTGATCAgccttcttttctacttcactgaTTTCTTAAGGCCAAGAGAATATGACTTCCTCAgaaattaagggagaaaaaaaaaaagaaattatgggaGGGTTGGAATGAGACATaccagggtttgaatcccagctgtatcacttattagctgtgtaaccttggccaataatttaaactctctgagcctttgaTTCcatatcataaaaaaagaataattttatctCACATTGGCTTGTGATGAGAATTAATTGAGATAGTGATATAAAATGTCTaaggaagtcctaaccacagtaAACAGTCAGTAGACGGTAGTTTGGTTCCCTCCCTTGACAAAACATTGGAACATTGCGAACATCTGTTGAGGGTCTATTGTGTTAGATATTAGTGTTACTCTTTAACATGTCTGATTCTCCTGTCTTTCTGAGCACATGAGAGAATTGTATTTCCCCCCACCCCTCGAAGTTACTCTTGGCACTGTGACTTGATCTAACCAATGTGATTTAAATGGAAGTTTATAAGAACTGAGGTGTGATTCTCCAAGGGAATGGCAACAGCAGTTGTTGATATGGCAGTACCATAGGATGGAAGCATCCTGGAACACTGAGCCAACACGTGGAGGACAGCAGCTCTGCAGGGCTGCCCAGACCACACCCATAGTGTGATTAAGAAAGAGACTTTTGTTGTGTCCTTCTGCTGGGATTCAGAGGTGATTTATTACTATAGCATCATCTAGATGATTCTGACTGATACATATTCAGAGTTGTATAAGGTGGATCTGAAAATACTACAATATAAAAACAAGAACTCTGACAGAGGAATGTCCAAAGTAATGCAGGACACCTAATACTGCTGGGAGTAATAGCTAGGGAGAGAATCAAAGAGGAGGTAGTATTGGAGCCAGACTGTGACAGCCAAGATAGAGGGATGGATGAAAACATCCAAAGGGCAATTGCATGTTCCCCACGTGGGAAAAGACAGATGTACTGAGACAGTAtgggcaaaggcacagaggtgtaAAAACTCCTGGGTATTCTGGGAAGAATAAGAGCTAGCATACCCTACAGAACTTCTCCCCAGTTTTCCACGTAGAATATTTCTTCATAGAACATATAGGCCtttcaggacttccttggtggtccagtggttaagaatctgccttccaatgccgGGGACTCAGGTTTGATCCcaggtcggagaactaagatcccacatgccacagggcaactactgagcccacacaccacaactagagagcctgcgggCCGCAGCTACAGAGTCCACATGCTCTGGAGCTCGCAtgccaaaactagagagaagcccgcacaacacagggaaagatcccacgtgccgcaactaagacccgacacagccaaaaataaataaacaaacaaataaaaaaataaatatttttaaaaagatctgtaATAAAGaactaatagaaaaaaaagaacatatatgccTTTCAATACAATCCTTTTCTACCAATACTTACATAGGGAAAATATTAGATATATGTCCCCCAAACTCAATGCATTTTTAAACAAAGTGTGATGAGGGAGGGAGCTCAACAGAAAAAGCCTTTAGGTTTATTCCAAATATATTGGTAGCATAATCAAAGTTCACAGAAGACAATTGGAAAGGCTCTGAATGTGAACTAAAGGGACATGTATCATGTTATATGGATAAAGAGGCCATATTAATGGTTTAGTGATCAGGAAgtacagttttaaatattttacatccttattttaccacaatttattaaataaataaatacagaaatataaattttaaaatattttacaacctAACATGTTAGCTTGTTGCTTATACACAGGAATTTTcctgtgttttgtgttttatgCTTGGAAAATTGGTTGAGGATTTTGGATTGAGATGTAATGCATGAAAAATTTTCGCATTTAAATAATGAGAATGAGGCTCCTGGTTAGCATTTTCTTGCCAGCAATGTTTAGTGAGAGATGCCTGTATTTCTGAATGGCAGGGCTTGGAGGGGACAAAGGTATGACCTGTGAAGGAGATGGACCTGAGAGCCAGAGGTTTTTATGCCCAGAAGTGACATATGGCCGTGAGTGTATTTTATCAAAAGCCCTGACTTGACAGTCATGAGGAGAGCCTAAAGTAGGGAGCTGATGATGGCTTGAGTCTAGGTGAGAGGCAAGGGCCTCAACTGAGGCAGCGGGGATGGAGAGGGGGAATTGGAGAGACATTTCAGAGGCTGAATGGTGGATGGAAGGGCACAGAGGGTAAAAGTCAGGGAGTCTTCCAGAAAGGTGATGGGAAGGTAGTCATGGTTATGTTAGCCAAATAGGGAACCtcaaaggaagaggagaaagaaggacaaggaggaccagcagcagcaggtTTGAGGGGATGAGGATGGATTACAAAGAGGGACTTTGGTTTTAGATGCATTGTGTTGAGGTGTTCTCTGGAAAGGTTCCTCTGTGGCCCTCCAAAACCAGCCTAATGTTTCACTCTGGCTCCTCCCACTGGGCAATAACAGCGACATCACTAAGACAGAGCGCAAATAGATGCTCTTTTATTGGGATAAGCTTTGAGAGGAAAAGCACGACTCATGAAAGCTTTCCTGTAACCTGGAGCCTGCCAAATCCCTCTCCTTTGATGCCCTAGGTCTGGAGCCCCACAGTAGTCAGGCTAGGTGAGGGAGCAGTTGATATAACTTGTAAGAATCCCACTCTTCCTATCCAGGGACAATCTGGTTGGCATTGTTTTTACAGGGAAAGTAGAATCAGCTGGAGAATCATTGTTTCTGCCTTAAAAATCGTTGGTGGGTCTAAGAATTCCCATTTTGGTTAGCTTCATACAGCCCTGTTTGCGTTCGGCTTCTCTGAGATGGTAGATTGGTAAGAGTTCATTAGTGGGACTTTAGGATATTCCAGCCTTAAATCCACAATAACTATATTGGACCTTGATAAAAAAGTgggaaaatgacttttttttccctgccaaattaattttacttttattttaatgaagttatAGTGGATTTAcagtattaatttcaggtgtacaacatagtgattccaaatttttcaaaattctattaTGGAGTataatagattatactccatttatagtaattataaaatattgactgttttccctgtgctgtacaatatatccttgtagcttatttattttatacatagtagtttgtgcctcttaatcccctacccccatattgccccccttcccctccccactgtttgttctctatatctgtgagtctgtttcttttttgttacattcacttgtttaactttttagattccacatataagtgataacacagtatttgtctttctctgtctgacttatttcactaagcctaataccctccaggtccatccatgttacaaatggcaaaatttcattcttttttatggctgagtagtattccattgtacatatatatcaatatatacaccacatcttctttatccattcatctgttgatggacacttaagttgcttctgtatcttggctagaAAATGACCTTTTTTGAGAGAGAATATATGTTTACGAGGGCAgggaattttgtcttttttattcactGATGAATCTTAGTCCCTAGAACAGTCCTGGAACATAtgggagctcaataaatatttgctgaattgaattaaattgacatTGAGTCTCTTCTCAAATTGAGTTTCCTGTTTGCTGTCAGTTTCGAGAACAGTCAGCATAGTACTGTGCTGACACCTCTTCATCATCTCAGCCCCAGCTCTTGGGACTTGGTGGGTGCACAAGTTGGGAGCCTAAGTCACAGCAGAGTGCTGACTACCATGCCTGTGTTTGTGCTGGAAGGGAAATATGTCTTCTTGCACAAAAGGACTTGCATTCTCCCACCTGGGAATCTGTGTCTGACTGCCCTGGCCCCTCTCCCACACCCAGAAACAGTAGGAGCAGTTGCTTCACACAAGCAGTCAAGCGCAACACGTGCAATCTATGCAGATAATGCCCAGGGTAATGGCACCATCTGTAAGGCCCTGTAGCACATGGCCACAACTGTCTCCCAGCATGCAGTAGGGCCTGTGATCAGTAAGCAAAGGAAGGAATTAATGGCATAGCTGAATATTGTTACTGGGCCTCTCCTCCAGGTCTCAGTTTTAATATTATATCTTAAAGGACGTATTTTCTGAATCCTTAAGAAATTTCCTCAAGCGGAGGAACTTCCAATTATGGTACTGATAGTCATAAAGAGGCAGATTGGAGTGTTGTTCTGCCTAATGCTGCTCTGCCCCTGGGAATACAGATGGTGGGCACCTCTAGAACCCAGCCTCCCCAATATAACTGTCTACCAGTGCTTCTCTGATCATTGTTATGCCACAAAGTCAGGTGAGATGAAGAACCCCCAGGTCACAGTGCTCTGGGCTCCACAAGGAGTGTTTCTTCCCCAAACTGGCAGTGGGATTGGCCTGCCACATTCTTCTCATAGGCTGGGAAGAGACCTAGATACAGATTCCTACactgccctcctccccaggggAAGCCGTGAAACTCATTTTAATTCTCTGGCCAGTTCTGGAAGGCCCttataatcattcattcatcaccTCCCATTTTACCTGCACCAACCTAGGCTCTGGGTATACCATGGAGAGGAAACCAGGCTCCAGCCCCTGCCCATGTCCCTGCTACCCCCTTCCCCACTAAGTCCTGCTAGATCTCATCCACCCATGGTATGCCTAGCAATCTGCGACTTCTGCCACCTGGAAGATGGGAATGCTCTCCAAACCTGGCGTGTTCTCACACAGACTGTGCTCACTTCAGAAGTCAGACAAAGGCCAGCAACAAATTGAACCAGagttgtctatttttgttttattggaacatagcctaagatgaaataaatattaattttccaaGTTCTCaattatttcataaataatattAAGTTAACAGACATTTTACAGAATGTTATGTTAAATAAGATAGATAAAAGTATATATCTATTTTGCTTAGAGCAAACTGATGGAAAATACTTCAATGATTCTGATATCTGAAATACAgctcaaatattttgtttttatactttCTGCCTGTGTGAGGTAGCAGtatgcctgaaatatttactttgcCTCTGAAGTTTCATTACACTGAATATTAAGGCCCCACCCTTGGTTGGCCCTCATCCTTGTTGCAGTAAAACATCCTTCTTCTCCTCCAGAATCTTTCGCTACAGTGAGACAGGTTGGTCTCAACTTTCCGTTGTCCACTCGGTGTTTATCACCTTAAGAAAAGTTTGCAGGTAGTCTAGGAATTGTTTTACTCTCCATCTTTCTCCTCCACACTTCTTCTGTGAAAAGAGTAGACAGTAAGTATTGTAGGAAACTGTCAATTCTTGTCAATTCAGAGCCAGACAAATATACTTAAGTTTCCACTAAATGTTTTTAACTTACTCTTTGGAGGTCTATtatgtattcttttattaaaaacaagtTTTGGAATAGTTTTTCCACGGCATCCCCTTGTGCAGTTTGATTCTTCAGTGTGTCTATTCCCTGAAAGACTTCTTTAATGCATAGTTCGTGCTAAATGAGGaagatttaaaaactataaataatcAAAACAAGGTATAAAAATTTAGTTCCAGAAGTTAGTCGTGTTGTTTACATGAGTTCTCTTCTCCAAAGAATATTTTACTTGTTCCTTTTCCAAGTGGCAAACCACTTCACACTGAGCTATAATTTCCAAAAGTAGATAAAGTTTATATAACTACTGAGGAGTTTTACAAATGATATAAATTAACTCCTTAACCgaaattaaaatgtttaggaAGTATAATGCAACTACAATACTGATTGAGCTCCCATGAGTTTCCTTTTGTAGTTCTAGCTggtaattttattctatttagactaatgaaatcatatattttacattttaatacaaCCATGACATATGCCAAATGTATACAATTCCATTATATGGccataataatttaaatatgtgtaaatgacacatatattaatatagggcattcattgtatattttaatgtctactgaccataattttaaaaatataaatctaacTTGCTAAACTTTCAGAAAGACATGAGAGTGAGAGGAAAGCCATAGATAGAGTTGAATGGAGACTAGGAGGCCCCTCTCACCCAGTATGGAATTCTTCTGGaaagaagcactatttacaatagccaagacatggaagtaaccaaaatgtccattgacaaatgaatggataaagaagatgtggtacatatatacaatggaatactactcagccataaaaaagaatgaagtaatgccatttgcagcaacatggatggacctagaattatcatactaagggaagtcagaaagagaaagacaaataccatatgatatcacttatatgtggaatcttaaaaaatgatacaaaggaactaattcccaaagcagaaacagactcacagacatagaaaacaaacttatggttaccaaaggggaaaggtggcgggggggggataaattaggaatttgagagtagcatatacacactactatatataaactagataaacaacaagaacctattgtatagcacagggaactctactcaatattttataataatctatatgggaaaagaatctgaataataatatatatataaaactgaatcactttgctgtatacctgaaactaacacaacattgtaaatcacctatacttcaatttaaaaaataaataaattttaaaaagcatatagcaaagaaaaagacattaaatacctaaaaaaaaaaaaaaaaagaatgccttacATGAGGCTCTTTGAGATGGAGAACTGACAACATCACCAAAGGGCCTGATCCACTTGTTTAATGAATTCTACTTGTAAAGTTATTCCTAATATTTATAAGTACATACATTTgcatccacacacacaaaaacaaaatggagaaaattaaatCATTCCAGTGATAACTAATGCTTTATAggttaaaatatgaaatttactTATTCACTCAATCATTTATCAAATCTTGATTTAACTTACATTTGTATGTTCGGGAGTAGGAATCATCAAgttctgaaaaggaaagaaaatacattcaTGTTTAAAGCACTCTAGCATTCATAACTTTTAGTAAAATCATCAAgttctgaaaaggaaagaaaatacattcaTGTTTAAAGCACTCTAGCATTCGTAACTTTTAGTAAAATTCTTGTTAGTAATGTGGTTATCAGTTATATAGTACTAACACTCTCATAATTTCATGATTAATGacagatctttaaaaataagCCACCACAAATGATTacctatatattttaaagactgtaggaatcaaaaagaaaattaccccGTCACCTATCAGCAGAGTTTGATGAGTGGAGAGCAGTGTCAAGGTCTCTGCCACCAGTCTATTCATGGGACTTTCTACAGCAATGACACAAACGTAGACAGCTCCAAGAGCCAGCAAACTCAAATGCAGAAGCATTCTCATGGCTCTGAAATGTTGAGCGTTTGCCTTGGCAAAGAAAGTGCATAGTACAAGATTTCATCCCCAACcaatttattctctctcttt containing:
- the IL5 gene encoding interleukin-5, producing the protein MRMLLHLSLLALGAVYVCVIAVESPMNRLVAETLTLLSTHQTLLIGDGNLMIPTPEHTNHELCIKEVFQGIDTLKNQTAQGDAVEKLFQNLFLIKEYIIDLQRKKCGGERWRVKQFLDYLQTFLKVINTEWTTES